The following are encoded together in the Drosophila takahashii strain IR98-3 E-12201 chromosome X, DtakHiC1v2, whole genome shotgun sequence genome:
- the LOC108060970 gene encoding uncharacterized protein, with product MDMDMEPHDELIQNLTSALQVASETREAAICLTKEWMENIQKDTLKDFVKKYSWHIQYLQHPLEAEVKKVHYNNETDKFEYTGAKEVTDLKEEIPAIIETLLVMVQFFDKVRFEHKSWHCYFNNFPDFFYHNVHEALRVVRRTDACNPGHSEYNETHPRMEAFAALESIRVLTVVVHKYQELLRLLS from the exons atggatatggatatggaaccCCATGACGAACTAATCCAAAATCTCACATCGGCTCTTCAGGTGGCCAGCGAAACGCGGGAGGCTGCCATCTGTCTGACCAAAGAATGG ATGGAAAACATCCAAAAGGACACGCTGAAAGATTTTGTGAAAAAGTATTCGTGGCACATTCAGTACCTGCAACATCCTCTGGAGGCTGAGGTGAAAAAGGTTCACTACAACAACGAGACGGACAAGTTCGAGTACACGGGGGCCAAGGAGGTGACCGACTTGAAGGAGGAGATCCCCGCCATTATCGAGACCCTGCTGGTGATGGTGCAGTTCTTCGACAAGGTGCGATTCGAGCACAAATCCTGGCACTGCTACTTCAACAACTTCCCGGACTTCTTCTATCACAACGTCCACGAGGCATTGAGAGTGGTTCGCCGCACGGATGCCTGCAATCCGGGCCACTCCGAGTATAATGAGACGCATCCCAGAATGGAAGCATTCGCCGCATTGGAGAGCATTCGGGTGCTGACCGTCGTGGTGCACAAGTACCAGGAGCTGCTCAGGCTACTCTCGTAA